Within the Solibacillus silvestris genome, the region CCATGCCTATAACCCATACCTAAAATATGAAGATGATAATGGCAAAGTTCATGTAAAATAATTCCCCTTAACTCCTCTAGTCCGAACTGGTCATATAGTTTTTTATTAAGCTCAATATTATGACTGTTTAACATATACCGTCCGCCCGTCGTTTTCAACCGACTATTAAAATAAGCTTTATGAATAAACGGTCGGTCAAAAAATTCATTTGATAATTGCTCAACTAACTTTTGTGCCTGTTCGTCCGTCATATGCCAACCCCCCTTAAATTAATAAAAAGCGCATATCAGCTATGCGCTTTTTATTATAATTGAAAATCATGCTCTTTACACGCTAAGCTGATTTTCAGGAGTTAACATCGTTAAAGAAATACGACCTTTGTTAGCTTCTACTTTTTCTACCCAAACTGTCACAATATCTCCCAGCGAAACAACATCTAATGGATGTTTAACACGACCCTTTTGCAATTTGGAAATATGGACAAGTCCATCCTGCTTAACTCCGATATCGACAAACGCCCCAAAATCAACAACATTCCGAACTGTCCCCTGCAGTTCCATCCCGACTTGCAAGTCATCCATTTGAAGTACATCGGTTTTCAATAACGGTTGCGGGAAAGCATCACGAGGGTCACGGGTAGGTTTCATTAGTGTATCGACAATATCTTTCAACGTAACTTCCCCTACATCCAATTTCTCACCTAATGTTTTTAAATTTAACTTGCTGATTTCTTCTTCAGCTTTCGCTGTTCCGACATCCTTTTTCGTTAATCCTGCTGCCTCTAATACAGCTTCAGCTAATTTATAACTTTCGGGATGGATACCTGTAGCATCTAACGGATTTTTAGCATCTGCAATACGCAAGAAACCAACCGCCTGCTCGTATGTTTTAGCACCTAGTCGCGGGATTTTTTTCAGTTGGGCACGTGATGTAAATTGGCCGTTTTCACTACGCATTATCACAATATTTTCTGCAACAGTTTTTGAGAGTCCAGATACATATTGTAAAAGGGAGGCCGAAGCTGTATTTACATCTACCCCAACTTGGTTTACCGCTGTTTCCACAATAAATGTCAGTGATTCTGCGAGCTGCTTTTGGGATACATCAT harbors:
- a CDS encoding SprT family protein, which gives rise to MTDEQAQKLVEQLSNEFFDRPFIHKAYFNSRLKTTGGRYMLNSHNIELNKKLYDQFGLEELRGIILHELCHYHLHILGMGYRHGDADFRNLLKKVGAPRFCSTLEQPKEKPMQKTIHIYSCTNCGQIYKRKRKMDIKKYCCSICKGKIKFLRSEK